In Trueperaceae bacterium, the following proteins share a genomic window:
- a CDS encoding VWA domain-containing protein — MGDLATAAPFLPRFAHPWLLLGVVPVVVGLYVTRRRGWWLRAATLTALLVALAQPWTRGEGGHLAVLVDVSDSVGTGALAAARQLDPASLGVAPQFAYVAADTLMVPDLAARVPSDLPTDATDLARGLQVAIANGASRVLLVSDGVTPEAELLAALPPLPVDVLPVSRAPDARVTELLLPARAAPGQSVRGTAALRSDREVAATLKVLVGGSVVDERQVELPAGQDVAVTFGVTAPTAAATGAALAVGVELQVPYEQARGNDSAEGLVAIQGRAPVLVVDDPAAARLLRLQGFEVVEGGPAALTFPLAFSAVVLRGPAALFSPTQQQLLAQYVTDGGGLLMTGGPDSFGLGGWYRSAVEDVLPVTTDLRTEVSLPLVAMVMVIDRSQSMAGGRPPKIDLAKEGAVQVVDLAYEQDLLGLIAFSDGPGTRWVFELRPATERGKREMAAGIYALDTGGGTVLGPAYRQALDALAAVDAAVKHVIVLSDGQLYDQGPFGGEATDFQALARGGLARGITTSTIAIGSAADFERLAAIARAGGGRYYEAVDAGGLPRIFTNEALTATRALLVDQPTTPVPRPNPLYAFPPDLPPVAAYVATGLKSGAQLLLAGKDDDPLLATFRAGLGRTAALTTDLNAWAGPLGAWPELPGVLATLVRWLQAKGGGLVASAERDGNALVVTLDAIEDGEYRNGLNATARFGGVTAPLEQVAPGRYQGRLPWRGGVGGDVVVSVGSELVARARVTGPDPEQAEMDGSALLAAVAARTGGAVVTPETYAPTLGSVERPAWRVPLALALAAFMADLAWRRRLGSTSG, encoded by the coding sequence ATGGGCGACCTGGCCACCGCCGCACCGTTCCTGCCGAGGTTCGCCCACCCGTGGCTACTCCTCGGCGTGGTGCCGGTCGTCGTCGGCCTCTACGTGACCCGGCGCCGGGGCTGGTGGTTGCGAGCCGCGACCCTGACGGCGCTGCTCGTGGCACTCGCTCAACCGTGGACCCGGGGCGAGGGCGGGCACCTCGCAGTACTCGTCGACGTCTCCGACTCCGTCGGCACGGGGGCGCTGGCGGCGGCCCGCCAGCTCGACCCGGCGAGCCTGGGGGTCGCGCCGCAGTTCGCCTACGTCGCGGCCGACACACTGATGGTCCCCGACCTCGCGGCGCGCGTGCCAAGCGACCTGCCTACGGACGCCACCGACCTCGCTAGGGGCCTCCAGGTGGCCATCGCCAACGGGGCGTCTCGGGTCCTGCTCGTGTCTGACGGCGTCACGCCGGAGGCCGAGCTACTGGCGGCGTTGCCGCCACTGCCGGTCGACGTGCTGCCCGTCTCCCGCGCGCCGGACGCCCGCGTGACCGAGTTGCTCCTTCCCGCCCGCGCCGCGCCCGGCCAGAGCGTGCGCGGCACGGCCGCGCTGCGCTCGGACCGTGAGGTCGCCGCGACCCTCAAGGTCCTCGTCGGCGGCAGCGTCGTCGACGAGCGCCAGGTCGAACTGCCCGCCGGGCAGGACGTGGCGGTCACGTTCGGCGTCACGGCGCCGACCGCCGCCGCCACGGGTGCGGCGCTGGCCGTCGGCGTCGAGCTGCAGGTCCCTTACGAGCAGGCGCGTGGCAACGACTCGGCCGAGGGCCTCGTCGCCATCCAGGGCCGAGCGCCCGTGCTGGTGGTCGACGATCCCGCCGCCGCCCGCCTGCTGCGGCTCCAGGGTTTCGAGGTCGTGGAGGGCGGGCCGGCGGCCCTGACGTTCCCGCTCGCCTTCAGCGCGGTGGTGCTGAGGGGTCCCGCCGCTCTGTTCAGCCCCACGCAGCAGCAGCTGCTTGCGCAGTACGTGACCGACGGTGGCGGGCTCCTCATGACGGGCGGACCCGACTCGTTCGGCCTGGGCGGTTGGTACCGGTCGGCGGTCGAGGACGTGCTACCGGTCACCACCGACCTGCGCACGGAGGTGTCGCTGCCGCTGGTGGCCATGGTCATGGTGATCGACCGCTCGCAGTCCATGGCGGGCGGTCGTCCCCCCAAGATCGACCTGGCGAAGGAGGGGGCCGTGCAGGTGGTCGACCTCGCGTACGAGCAGGACCTGCTGGGGTTGATCGCCTTCAGCGACGGACCCGGCACCCGCTGGGTCTTCGAGCTGCGACCCGCTACGGAGCGCGGCAAGCGCGAGATGGCGGCGGGCATCTACGCCCTCGACACGGGCGGCGGCACCGTACTCGGCCCCGCCTACCGGCAGGCCCTCGACGCCCTGGCCGCCGTCGACGCGGCAGTGAAGCACGTCATCGTGCTGTCGGACGGCCAACTCTACGACCAGGGTCCGTTCGGCGGCGAGGCGACGGACTTCCAGGCCCTGGCCCGCGGCGGGCTAGCCAGGGGCATCACCACCTCCACCATCGCCATCGGAAGCGCGGCCGACTTCGAGCGTCTCGCCGCCATCGCCCGGGCCGGGGGTGGCCGCTACTACGAGGCCGTCGACGCGGGCGGCCTCCCGCGGATCTTCACCAACGAGGCGTTGACGGCCACGCGCGCGCTCCTCGTCGACCAGCCCACCACGCCCGTCCCGCGGCCCAACCCGCTCTACGCCTTCCCACCCGACCTACCACCCGTCGCCGCCTACGTGGCCACCGGTCTCAAGTCGGGCGCGCAGCTCCTCCTCGCAGGCAAGGACGACGACCCGCTGCTAGCGACCTTCCGTGCGGGGTTGGGGCGGACGGCGGCGTTGACCACCGACCTCAACGCCTGGGCCGGGCCGCTCGGCGCCTGGCCCGAGCTCCCCGGGGTCCTGGCCACGCTGGTGCGGTGGCTTCAGGCGAAGGGAGGCGGCCTGGTGGCCAGCGCCGAACGCGACGGCAACGCCCTGGTGGTGACCCTCGACGCCATCGAGGACGGCGAGTACCGCAACGGCCTGAACGCCACGGCGAGGTTCGGCGGCGTCACCGCGCCGCTCGAACAGGTCGCGCCCGGCCGCTACCAGGGTCGGCTCCCGTGGCGCGGCGGCGTCGGGGGCGACGTGGTCGTATCGGTGGGGTCGGAGCTGGTGGCGCGCGCCCGTGTGACCGGACCAGATCCGGAGCAGGCCGAGATGGACGGCAGCGCGCTGCTGGCGGCGGTCGCCGCCCGCACGGGCGGCGCCGTCGTCACGCCCGAGACGTACGCGCCCACCCTCGGGTCCGTCGAGCGCCCGGCCTGGCGGGTGCCGCTGGCGCTGGCGCTGGCGGCGTTCATGGCCGACCTGGCGTGGCGGCGGCGCCTCGGCTCCACCAGCGGCTGA
- a CDS encoding HAMP domain-containing histidine kinase: protein MPEPAPWALIAMQTEERAAGFLPVVAEVGLTGRIYTDVEKLLYDTRGENVPSALVLDHGLRERVPTLDLVSILRKRKGFEEIPFLYLGPADLEVHTQVVEEGVDAYITLPTRRPVVRAHLANLLERRRAEGAMRRAFEEARRFEQAYKESERMKDDLIHMLVHDLKSPIASVMGLLDSSLDMLNGQGAEAGIEELLSLARSESQHLLNLAANILDVRRMKEGHMPYHPETINSLTELAKSALGDVSGGPRDRNFGFLVRPEAEKIVGDPNLLRRVIANLMANAIKHTRRGGYIDFRAWSKDGNVVLSVRDDGEGIPESDHKRIFNAFEQSRHTIHDRYDTGMGLTFCKLAVEKHGGRIWVESKVGRGSTFYFTLPDTVPSVVAAGA, encoded by the coding sequence ATGCCGGAACCTGCCCCGTGGGCGCTCATCGCCATGCAGACCGAGGAACGCGCCGCCGGGTTCCTCCCGGTGGTCGCAGAGGTGGGGCTCACAGGGCGCATCTACACCGACGTCGAGAAGCTCCTCTACGACACACGGGGAGAGAACGTCCCCAGCGCGCTCGTGCTCGACCACGGGCTGCGCGAGCGCGTGCCCACGCTCGATCTCGTCAGCATCCTCAGGAAGCGCAAGGGTTTCGAGGAGATCCCGTTCCTCTACCTCGGCCCCGCCGACCTCGAGGTCCACACGCAGGTCGTCGAGGAGGGGGTGGACGCTTACATCACGCTGCCCACCCGCCGGCCCGTGGTCAGGGCGCACCTCGCCAACCTCCTCGAGCGCCGTCGGGCCGAGGGGGCCATGCGCCGGGCCTTCGAGGAGGCGCGCCGCTTCGAACAGGCCTACAAGGAGAGCGAGCGGATGAAGGACGACCTCATCCACATGCTCGTCCACGACCTCAAGAGTCCCATCGCGAGCGTCATGGGGCTGCTGGACTCGAGCCTCGACATGCTCAACGGGCAGGGAGCCGAGGCCGGCATCGAGGAGCTACTGAGCCTGGCGCGCAGCGAGTCGCAGCACCTGCTCAACCTAGCCGCCAACATCCTCGACGTGAGGCGCATGAAGGAAGGGCACATGCCCTACCACCCCGAGACCATCAACAGCTTGACGGAGCTCGCCAAGTCGGCGCTCGGCGACGTCAGCGGCGGCCCGCGAGACCGTAACTTCGGCTTCCTGGTGCGTCCTGAGGCCGAGAAGATCGTCGGGGACCCCAACCTACTGCGCCGCGTGATCGCGAACCTCATGGCCAACGCCATCAAGCACACGCGCCGGGGCGGCTACATCGATTTCCGCGCCTGGAGCAAGGACGGCAACGTCGTCCTGAGCGTCCGCGACGACGGCGAGGGCATCCCGGAGAGCGATCACAAGCGCATCTTCAACGCCTTCGAGCAGTCGAGGCACACCATCCACGACCGGTACGACACGGGCATGGGCCTGACGTTCTGCAAGCTCGCCGTCGAGAAGCACGGCGGCCGGATCTGGGTCGAATCCAAGGTGGGCCGGGGGAGCACCTTCTACTTCACACTGCCCGACACGGTGCCCAGCGTGGTGGCAGCGGGCGCGTGA
- a CDS encoding ribonuclease HII, with amino-acid sequence MVAGVDEAGRGALCGPVVAAAVILPAGSSLPYRDSKTLGAARRADLAARLRGEAVAHAVGFASAREVDELNVLAATVLAARRAIAALEPAADGVVTDYLRLGLDLPELAVAAGDARSCQVAAASILAKTVRDAHMVELAAAYPGYGFERHKGYGTAAHVAAIARLGPCPEHRVTFARVMSPTATTPAAPDP; translated from the coding sequence CTGGTGGCGGGCGTCGACGAGGCGGGCCGCGGCGCCCTATGCGGGCCCGTCGTGGCCGCCGCGGTGATCCTCCCGGCCGGTTCATCGCTGCCGTACCGCGACTCCAAGACCCTCGGCGCCGCCAGGCGCGCCGACCTGGCAGCCCGCTTGCGGGGCGAGGCGGTGGCGCACGCCGTCGGCTTCGCCAGCGCGCGCGAGGTCGACGAGCTGAACGTACTGGCGGCCACGGTGCTGGCCGCCCGCCGCGCCATCGCCGCCCTCGAGCCGGCCGCCGACGGCGTCGTCACCGACTACCTGCGGCTGGGCCTCGACCTGCCCGAGCTCGCGGTGGCGGCGGGCGACGCGCGATCCTGCCAGGTGGCGGCCGCCAGCATCCTCGCCAAGACCGTGCGCGACGCGCACATGGTCGAGCTGGCGGCCGCGTACCCCGGCTACGGGTTCGAGCGCCACAAGGGTTACGGCACGGCGGCGCACGTGGCGGCCATCGCCAGGCTGGGACCGTGCCCAGAGCACCGCGTCACCTTCGCGCGAGTGATGAGCCCCACCGCGACCACGCCGGCCGCACCCGACCCGTAG
- a CDS encoding metallophosphoesterase family protein — protein sequence MRYLVLSDVHANLPALEAVIAEAKGRGFDATIFLGDAVGYYPHAEEAVQRLIELDPVVRILGNHDSALLDLAQGDFGDHWAAGIVMNVLERQLVTLSGDSLRFLQSLERRHVARGFEAAHGALSHDWEYLSTLTTAQANVGLMSEKLLFVGHTHVPKLFATTSNGSNELWRTVSFRDARETSYRIPPLARVIANPGAVGQPRDQVPLASYFIFDAGAGVIHHHRVDYDLKSVQLDVVAAGYPEMLASRLEAGR from the coding sequence ATGCGTTACCTGGTGCTGAGCGACGTCCACGCCAACCTGCCGGCCCTCGAAGCGGTCATCGCGGAGGCCAAGGGACGCGGCTTCGACGCCACCATCTTCCTGGGGGACGCCGTCGGTTACTACCCGCACGCCGAGGAGGCGGTCCAACGCCTCATCGAGCTCGACCCGGTGGTCCGCATCCTCGGCAACCACGACTCGGCGCTCCTCGACCTGGCCCAGGGCGACTTCGGCGACCACTGGGCCGCCGGCATCGTGATGAACGTTCTCGAACGGCAGTTGGTCACCCTGAGCGGCGACTCCCTGCGGTTCCTGCAGAGCCTGGAACGGCGCCACGTGGCGCGCGGCTTCGAGGCCGCCCACGGCGCGCTCAGCCACGACTGGGAGTACCTGTCCACCCTGACGACGGCGCAGGCGAACGTCGGCCTCATGTCCGAGAAGCTCCTGTTCGTGGGGCACACCCACGTGCCCAAGCTCTTCGCGACGACCAGCAACGGCTCGAACGAGCTGTGGCGCACGGTGTCGTTCCGCGACGCGCGCGAGACGTCCTACCGTATCCCTCCCCTGGCCCGCGTCATAGCCAACCCGGGTGCCGTCGGGCAGCCCCGCGACCAGGTCCCACTGGCCTCGTACTTCATCTTCGACGCCGGCGCCGGCGTCATCCACCACCACCGTGTCGACTACGACCTCAAGTCGGTCCAGCTCGACGTGGTGGCCGCCGGGTACCCAGAGATGCTCGCTTCGCGCCTGGAAGCCGGCAGGTGA
- a CDS encoding PEGA domain-containing protein, which yields MRHRPRRVRHVWVGLALLIVTAFTSAAAQVSVPTFGTRGAVPEELVGRFMAAFRSAVGAATGLEVRNGELITPGIAGSLEPEFAMLIAELDQARYAVSGELSLVQSGDGSGYAINIIVVDAEKDRSSDLISLPLDPAGMRPTVDELAAAVAAFTSARLELVKGDAGLFVSSEPADAQVFLDGVALGRTSHLDVVMAAPGRYQLEVRKEGFLPDVRMVELRGADTAFVHVVLTAISGGSIQVLATPRANVSLDGVPVGASPLTLAALPGTHRVTLTREGFEDEVIDVLVRNYRVSRVERELNPAADPLVYWDERREVLIYIDGMIQPGAYAAGIKPGLRTFELRESRESRTYLRAVPEHGVYRLDLKTGELVAE from the coding sequence GTGCGCCATCGTCCCCGCCGCGTCCGTCACGTCTGGGTGGGCCTCGCCTTGCTCATCGTGACGGCGTTCACATCAGCAGCCGCACAGGTCTCGGTGCCCACCTTCGGGACTCGCGGCGCCGTTCCCGAGGAGCTGGTGGGTCGGTTCATGGCGGCGTTCCGCTCCGCCGTCGGCGCGGCCACCGGCCTCGAGGTCCGCAACGGCGAACTGATCACGCCCGGCATAGCAGGCAGCCTCGAACCCGAGTTCGCGATGCTCATCGCCGAACTGGATCAGGCGCGTTACGCGGTGAGCGGTGAACTGTCGCTCGTGCAGTCGGGGGACGGCAGCGGATACGCCATCAACATCATCGTGGTCGACGCCGAGAAGGACCGCAGCAGCGACCTGATCAGCCTCCCGCTCGACCCGGCCGGCATGCGTCCCACCGTCGACGAGCTGGCCGCCGCGGTGGCGGCCTTCACGAGCGCGCGCCTCGAGCTTGTGAAGGGCGACGCGGGCCTCTTCGTCTCGAGCGAGCCGGCCGACGCCCAGGTGTTCCTCGACGGGGTGGCGCTCGGACGCACCTCTCACCTGGACGTGGTGATGGCGGCGCCCGGCCGCTACCAGCTCGAGGTCCGCAAGGAGGGGTTCCTGCCAGACGTCCGCATGGTGGAGCTGCGCGGGGCCGACACGGCCTTCGTGCACGTCGTGCTCACGGCCATCTCGGGCGGCAGCATCCAGGTCCTGGCCACGCCTCGGGCGAACGTGTCCCTCGACGGCGTACCCGTCGGGGCGAGCCCGCTCACGCTGGCGGCCCTACCGGGCACGCACCGCGTGACCCTGACGCGCGAGGGGTTCGAGGACGAGGTCATCGACGTGCTCGTTCGCAACTACCGCGTGTCGCGCGTCGAGCGCGAGCTGAACCCCGCCGCCGACCCCCTGGTCTACTGGGACGAACGGCGCGAGGTCCTCATCTACATCGACGGGATGATCCAACCGGGCGCCTACGCGGCCGGCATCAAGCCGGGGCTGCGCACCTTCGAGCTGCGCGAGTCGCGCGAGTCACGCACGTACCTCAGGGCGGTGCCAGAGCACGGCGTCTACCGCCTCGACCTCAAGACGGGCGAGTTGGTCGCGGAGTAG